A portion of the Colius striatus isolate bColStr4 chromosome 1, bColStr4.1.hap1, whole genome shotgun sequence genome contains these proteins:
- the SPRYD7 gene encoding SPRY domain-containing protein 7, translated as MAASVFCCFSCCRDGGAGHIPLKEMPAVHLDTQRMGTDVVIVKNGRRICGTGGCLANAPLHQNKSYFEFKIQSTGIWGIGVATQKANLNQIPLGRDVHSLVMRNDGALYYNNEEKNRLPANSLPQEGDVVGITYDHVELNVYLNGKNMHCPASGIRGTVYPVVYVDDSAILDCQFSDFYQTPPQGFEKILFEQQIF; from the exons ATGGCCGCCTCCgtgttctgctgcttctcctgttGCAGGGATGGCGGGGCTGGACACATCCCGTTGAAGGAGATGCCGGCGGTGCATCTCGACACGCAGCGCATGG gGACAGATGTCGTCATTGTTAAAAATGGCAGAAGAATATGTGGCACAGGAGGCTGTTTAGCCAATGCACCTTTGCATCAGAACAAGAGctattttgaatttaaaatccAGTCCACAG GGATTTGGGGTATTGGAGTTGCAACACAGAAAGCAAACTTGAATCAAATTCCACTTGGTCGAGATGTCCATAGCCTGGTGATGAGAAATGATGGAGCTCTCTACTATAacaatgaggagaaaaatagacTACCAGCAAACAGCCTTCCTCAGGAGGGTGACGTGGTG GGCATTACATATGACCATGTAGAGttaaatgtatatttaaatGGGAAGAATATGCATTGTCCAGCTTCAGGGATCCGAGGGACTGTCTATCCAGTGGTCTACG TTGATGACAGTGCCATTCTGGATTGTCAGTTCAGTGATTTTTATCAGACACCTCCACAAGGGTTTGAAAAGATCCTCTTTGAGCAGCAGATCTTCTGA